In Streptomyces chartreusis, the following proteins share a genomic window:
- a CDS encoding PadR family transcriptional regulator: protein MSIGHTLLGLLESGPRHGYDLKRAFDEKFGHDRPLHYGQVYSTMSRLLKNGLVEVDGIEPGGGPERKRYAITDAGITDVQRWLATPEKPEPYLQSTLYTKVVLALLTRRDAADILDTQRAEHLRMMRILTDRKRKGDLADQLICDHALFHLEADLRWLELTAARLDKLAEVVTK from the coding sequence ATGTCCATCGGTCACACCCTCCTAGGGCTCCTGGAATCGGGCCCCCGCCACGGCTACGACCTGAAGCGGGCCTTCGACGAGAAGTTCGGTCACGACCGGCCGCTGCACTACGGCCAGGTCTATTCGACGATGTCCCGGCTGCTGAAGAACGGTCTCGTCGAGGTCGACGGCATCGAGCCCGGCGGCGGGCCCGAGCGGAAGCGGTACGCGATCACCGACGCCGGTATCACCGACGTCCAGCGGTGGCTCGCGACGCCCGAGAAGCCGGAGCCGTACCTCCAGTCGACCCTGTACACCAAGGTCGTCCTGGCTCTGCTCACCCGGCGCGACGCCGCCGACATCCTCGACACCCAGCGGGCCGAGCACCTGCGCATGATGCGCATCCTCACCGACCGCAAGCGGAAGGGGGACCTGGCCGACCAGCTGATCTGCGACCACGCCCTGTTCCACCTCGAGGCCGACCTGCGCTGGCTGGAGCTGACCGCCGCGCGTCTCGACAAGCTCGCCGAGGTGGTGACCAAGTGA
- a CDS encoding ABC transporter ATP-binding protein, protein MTPPPGSLLAAEDLRKAYGPTLALDGAEFSIHPGEVVAVMGPSGSGKSTLLHCLAGIVPPDSGSITYNGRELATMGDAQRSALRRSEFGFVFQFGQLVPELTCVENVALPLRLNGTSRKEAERTALTWMERLEVDDLRKKRPGEVSGGQGQRVAVARALVTNPRVLFADEPTGALDSLNGERVMELLTDAARSTNAAVVLVTHEARVAAYSDREIVVRDGKSRDMERVV, encoded by the coding sequence GTGACTCCGCCTCCCGGTTCCCTGCTCGCGGCCGAGGACCTGCGCAAGGCCTACGGCCCGACCCTCGCCCTCGACGGCGCCGAGTTCTCCATCCACCCCGGCGAGGTCGTCGCCGTCATGGGGCCCTCCGGCTCCGGCAAGTCCACGCTGCTGCACTGCCTCGCCGGCATCGTGCCGCCCGACTCCGGGTCCATCACCTACAACGGGCGTGAGCTGGCCACCATGGGCGACGCCCAGCGCAGTGCCCTCAGGCGCTCGGAGTTCGGGTTCGTCTTCCAGTTCGGTCAGCTCGTGCCCGAGCTGACCTGCGTGGAGAACGTCGCCCTGCCGCTGCGGCTCAACGGCACCTCCCGCAAGGAGGCCGAGCGCACCGCCCTCACCTGGATGGAGCGGCTGGAGGTCGACGACCTGCGCAAGAAGCGGCCCGGCGAGGTCTCCGGCGGTCAGGGGCAGCGTGTCGCCGTCGCCCGTGCGCTGGTCACCAACCCGCGCGTGCTGTTCGCCGACGAGCCGACCGGCGCGCTGGACTCCCTCAACGGCGAGCGCGTGATGGAGCTGCTGACGGACGCCGCCCGCTCCACCAACGCCGCCGTCGTCCTCGTCACGCACGAGGCCCGGGTCGCCGCCTACTCCGACCGCGAGATCGTCGTACGCGACGGCAAGTCCCGGGACATGGAGCGGGTCGTATGA
- a CDS encoding ABC transporter permease, which yields MNVGQWARDLGMGVRFAFVGGREGWVRALLTAVGVGLGVALLLLTTAVPNMQSVRHERESARADVDYSHLDLKRSDRSLLIADVDTDWREKDIRGRALEPEGAKAPLPPGLEKFPATGEMVVSPALKRLLESDDAKLLRERLPERIVGTIGESGLIGSHELAFFRGGEGLAEHIDGARVARIDRFGDTSPTETETDPVLLLLVIVIFVVLLMPVAVFIAAAVRFGGERRDRRLAALRLVGSDGRMVRRVAAGEALAGAVLGLGFGTAFFMIGRQIAGSVEVFEVSVFPSYLDPSPALALLVGLAVPAAAVLVTLFAMRGVVIEPLGVVRTAKPARRRLWWRLLLPIGGLAMLWPMIGQGRENGTFNEYLVIGGVLLLLIGVTTLLPWIVEAVVARLGSGGVAWQLAVRRLQLSSGTAARMVNGVAVAVAGAIALQMLFAGVESDYTKSSGKDVERAQMQVSLSRNAQLDPAVEKFRDTKGVEGVYAYAEGYLGERRKDPETGVEMTVGDCASLREAAELPSCRDGDIFYVSNAEWDEDTPKLAKEAGRTVYLDPSYEGSPKRQEIAWKIPRGIKEARSREDLTGRERGGFLVTPKALPASAEPALRGQLYLQLDSSVPDVHDLVRNTAAAADPLSYPMNWYSTQTSERYGTIRTGLFVGAVCVMALIGASLLVSQLEQLRDRKKLLSSLVAFGTRRRTLSLSVLWQTAIPIALGLLLASVVGMTLGTVLLKMTNTPVVVDWTSVLSMTGVGAGIVLAVTVLSLPPLLRLMRPDGLRTE from the coding sequence ATGAACGTAGGTCAGTGGGCCAGGGACCTCGGAATGGGGGTCCGGTTCGCCTTCGTGGGCGGACGTGAGGGGTGGGTCCGTGCCCTGCTGACGGCCGTCGGCGTGGGGCTCGGGGTGGCGCTGCTGCTGCTCACCACCGCGGTCCCCAACATGCAGTCGGTCCGGCACGAACGCGAGAGCGCCCGCGCCGACGTCGACTACAGCCACCTGGACCTCAAGCGCTCCGACCGCAGCCTGCTCATCGCGGACGTCGACACGGACTGGCGCGAGAAGGACATCCGCGGCCGGGCACTGGAGCCCGAGGGCGCGAAGGCGCCGCTGCCGCCGGGGCTGGAGAAGTTCCCCGCGACGGGCGAGATGGTGGTCTCCCCCGCCCTGAAGCGGCTTCTGGAGTCGGACGACGCCAAGCTTCTGCGCGAGCGGCTGCCCGAGCGGATCGTCGGCACCATCGGCGAGAGCGGCCTGATCGGCTCGCACGAACTCGCCTTCTTCCGGGGCGGCGAGGGCCTCGCCGAGCACATCGACGGCGCCCGGGTCGCCCGTATCGACCGGTTCGGGGACACCAGCCCCACCGAGACGGAGACCGACCCCGTACTGCTCCTGCTGGTCATCGTGATCTTCGTGGTGCTGCTGATGCCGGTCGCCGTCTTCATCGCCGCGGCCGTGCGCTTCGGCGGCGAGCGGCGCGACCGGCGGCTCGCGGCACTGCGGCTCGTCGGTTCCGACGGGCGCATGGTGCGCCGCGTCGCGGCCGGCGAGGCACTGGCGGGCGCCGTGCTGGGCCTGGGCTTCGGCACCGCCTTCTTCATGATCGGGCGCCAGATCGCGGGCTCGGTCGAGGTGTTCGAGGTCAGTGTGTTCCCGAGCTACCTCGACCCCTCCCCCGCGCTGGCCCTGCTGGTCGGCCTGGCCGTCCCGGCGGCGGCCGTACTGGTGACGCTGTTCGCGATGCGCGGTGTGGTGATCGAACCGCTCGGCGTGGTGCGTACGGCGAAGCCCGCGCGGCGCCGGCTGTGGTGGCGGCTGCTGCTGCCGATCGGTGGCCTCGCGATGCTGTGGCCGATGATCGGCCAGGGCCGTGAGAACGGCACCTTCAACGAGTACCTCGTCATCGGCGGTGTGCTCCTGCTGCTCATCGGCGTGACCACGCTCCTGCCGTGGATCGTCGAGGCGGTCGTCGCCCGGCTCGGCTCTGGCGGCGTGGCCTGGCAGCTCGCGGTCCGCAGGCTCCAGTTGAGCAGCGGCACGGCGGCCCGCATGGTGAACGGCGTCGCGGTGGCGGTGGCCGGTGCCATCGCACTCCAGATGCTGTTCGCCGGGGTGGAGAGCGACTACACGAAGTCCTCCGGCAAGGACGTCGAGCGTGCGCAGATGCAGGTGTCGCTGTCCCGTAATGCCCAGCTCGACCCGGCGGTGGAGAAGTTCCGGGACACCAAGGGAGTCGAGGGGGTCTACGCGTACGCCGAGGGCTACCTGGGCGAGCGGCGGAAGGACCCCGAGACGGGCGTCGAGATGACCGTCGGCGACTGCGCGTCCCTGCGCGAGGCGGCCGAGCTGCCCTCGTGCCGCGACGGCGACATCTTCTACGTGTCGAACGCCGAGTGGGACGAGGACACCCCGAAGCTGGCGAAGGAGGCGGGCCGGACGGTGTACCTCGACCCGTCGTACGAGGGCAGCCCGAAGCGGCAGGAGATCGCCTGGAAGATCCCGCGGGGCATCAAGGAGGCCCGCTCTCGCGAGGACCTGACGGGCCGGGAGCGCGGCGGCTTCCTCGTCACGCCGAAGGCGCTGCCCGCGTCGGCCGAGCCGGCGCTGCGGGGGCAGCTGTACCTGCAGCTCGACAGCTCCGTGCCGGACGTCCACGACCTCGTGCGGAACACCGCTGCGGCCGCCGACCCGCTGTCGTACCCCATGAACTGGTACTCCACGCAGACCTCCGAACGCTACGGCACCATCCGCACCGGCCTGTTCGTCGGCGCCGTCTGTGTCATGGCGCTGATCGGCGCGAGCCTGCTGGTCTCGCAGCTGGAGCAGTTGCGCGACCGCAAGAAGCTGCTGTCGTCGCTGGTCGCCTTCGGCACCCGGCGCCGCACGCTGAGCCTGTCGGTGCTGTGGCAGACGGCGATCCCGATCGCGCTGGGGCTGCTGCTGGCCTCGGTGGTGGGGATGACGCTGGGCACGGTCCTGCTGAAGATGACCAACACTCCGGTCGTCGTGGACTGGACGAGTGTGCTGTCGATGACGGGCGTCGGCGCCGGCATCGTCCTGGCGGTGACGGTCCTCAGCCTGCCGCCGCTGCTGCGGCTGATGCGGCCGGACGGGCTGCGCACCGAGTAG
- a CDS encoding roadblock/LC7 domain-containing protein, with translation MDHKALALEMRGLREQVTGITDTAVAAADGLLIAADTADTIDPEGLAALAAAGLGLARRTADATARGTLRRTVTYGSHGCAAFFAVGDTALMVVLGDEGMDVDHLNRATQSALRRIDLILTDKAPEGV, from the coding sequence ATGGATCACAAGGCCCTGGCACTGGAAATGCGTGGCCTGCGCGAACAGGTCACCGGGATCACCGACACCGCGGTCGCCGCCGCCGACGGCCTCCTCATCGCCGCGGACACCGCCGACACCATCGACCCGGAGGGCCTCGCCGCCCTCGCCGCGGCCGGTCTCGGTCTCGCCAGGCGCACCGCCGACGCCACCGCCCGCGGCACCCTGCGCCGGACGGTCACCTACGGCAGCCATGGCTGTGCCGCCTTCTTCGCCGTCGGCGACACCGCCCTGATGGTCGTGCTCGGCGACGAGGGCATGGACGTGGACCACCTGAACCGGGCTACGCAGTCCGCCCTGCGACGCATCGATCTGATCCTCACCGACAAGGCACCAGAGGGAGTTTGA
- a CDS encoding MarR family transcriptional regulator encodes MSGYEHLARALAVCARDGFTGELRVSGTPGGTFHLGDGRVVAAESPGAPGPEALLLRSGRVSGEQWAELMRESGGSRWPATALIARGYAGAAQLRVVCAMALHDAVFAIAAGRVDDCERVPTFEPFAQVPVGEPPLGLLQGAARRLTALTELPHPVHPDRERPVPAPAPADTDTPLTVLRRELLAHADGRRTARDLAFRIGRGVYAVTVEVARMLGDGLLVCAEAPAPIPVRPFPDGHALRPREPAPVEPPPHPPSTPTALPRRKPGSFFRLRNGITR; translated from the coding sequence ATGTCGGGCTACGAACACCTGGCACGGGCCCTGGCCGTCTGTGCGCGTGACGGCTTCACCGGAGAGCTCAGGGTCAGCGGAACGCCGGGCGGCACCTTCCACCTCGGCGACGGCCGGGTGGTCGCCGCCGAGTCCCCCGGCGCACCGGGCCCCGAGGCGCTGCTGCTGCGCTCCGGCCGGGTCAGCGGCGAGCAGTGGGCCGAACTGATGCGGGAGTCCGGGGGCTCGCGCTGGCCGGCGACCGCCCTCATCGCACGCGGGTACGCGGGGGCGGCGCAGCTGCGGGTCGTGTGCGCGATGGCGCTGCACGACGCCGTGTTCGCCATCGCCGCCGGCCGGGTCGACGACTGCGAACGCGTCCCCACCTTCGAGCCGTTCGCGCAGGTCCCCGTGGGGGAACCGCCGCTCGGCCTGCTCCAGGGGGCGGCCCGCAGACTCACCGCGCTCACCGAGCTGCCGCACCCCGTCCACCCCGACCGCGAGCGGCCCGTGCCCGCACCGGCGCCCGCCGACACGGACACCCCGCTCACCGTCCTGCGGCGTGAGCTGCTCGCCCACGCCGACGGCCGCCGTACCGCCCGGGACCTCGCCTTCCGGATCGGGCGGGGCGTGTACGCCGTGACGGTCGAGGTCGCGCGGATGCTCGGCGACGGACTGCTGGTCTGCGCCGAGGCGCCCGCGCCGATCCCCGTCCGCCCCTTTCCGGACGGCCACGCGCTGCGCCCGCGGGAACCGGCGCCCGTCGAGCCGCCGCCGCACCCGCCCTCGACCCCGACCGCTCTGCCCCGCCGAAAACCCGGCAGCTTCTTCCGCCTGCGGAACGGAATTACGAGATGA
- a CDS encoding LysR substrate-binding domain-containing protein: MTVSKRRQPSLAQLRAFAAVAEHLHFRDAAAAIGMSQPALSGAVSALEESLGVTLLERTTRKVLLSAAGERLAVRAKAVLAEVGALMEEAEAVRAPFTGVLRLGVIPTVAPYLLPTVLRLVHDRYPQLDLQVHEEQTASLVDGLTTGRLDLLLLAVPLGMPSIAELPLFDEDFLLVTPLGHWLGGREGIPREELRALNLLLLDEGHCLRDQALDICREAGREDAPVTTTAAGLSTLVQLVAGGLGCTLLPRTALKVETTRSSQLLTGYFAEPAPTRRIALAMRAGAARGAEYEELAAALREALRPLPVSVCQSVK, translated from the coding sequence GTGACCGTGAGTAAGAGGAGACAGCCGAGTCTCGCCCAGCTGCGGGCCTTCGCGGCCGTCGCCGAGCACCTCCATTTCCGGGACGCGGCCGCCGCGATCGGCATGAGCCAGCCCGCCCTGTCAGGTGCCGTCTCCGCCCTGGAGGAGTCACTCGGAGTGACGCTGCTGGAGCGCACCACCCGCAAGGTGCTGCTGTCGGCCGCCGGCGAGCGCCTCGCCGTACGCGCGAAGGCCGTGCTGGCGGAGGTCGGGGCGCTGATGGAGGAGGCCGAGGCGGTACGGGCCCCGTTCACCGGCGTGCTGCGGCTCGGTGTCATCCCCACCGTCGCGCCGTATCTCCTGCCCACCGTGCTGAGGCTCGTGCACGACCGCTATCCGCAACTCGACCTCCAGGTGCACGAGGAGCAGACCGCGAGCCTGGTCGACGGGCTCACCACCGGCCGCCTCGACCTGCTGCTGCTCGCCGTCCCCCTCGGGATGCCCTCGATCGCCGAACTCCCGCTCTTCGACGAGGACTTCTTGCTCGTCACCCCGCTCGGCCACTGGCTCGGCGGCCGCGAGGGCATCCCGCGCGAGGAGCTCAGGGCGCTCAACCTGCTGCTCCTGGACGAGGGGCACTGCCTGCGCGACCAGGCGCTCGACATCTGCCGGGAGGCCGGCCGCGAGGATGCCCCGGTGACCACTACGGCCGCCGGTCTGTCGACGCTCGTGCAGCTCGTCGCGGGCGGCCTCGGCTGCACACTGCTCCCGCGGACCGCCCTCAAGGTGGAGACGACCCGCAGCAGCCAACTCCTCACCGGCTACTTCGCCGAGCCCGCCCCCACCCGCCGGATCGCCCTCGCGATGCGGGCCGGAGCGGCGCGCGGAGCGGAGTACGAGGAGCTGGCGGCGGCCCTGCGAGAGGCGCTTCGGCCGTTGCCGGTATCGGTGTGCCAATCGGTCAAATGA
- a CDS encoding peroxiredoxin, producing MLTVGDKFPAFELTACVSLEKGKEFGTIDHKTYEGKWKIVFAWPKDFTFVCPTEIAAFGKLNEEFADRDAQVLGFSGDSEFVHHAWRKDHDDLRDLPFPMMADSKHELMRDLGIEGEDGFAKRAVFIVDQNNEIQFSMVTAGSVGRNPKEVLRVLDALQTDELCPCNWSKGEDTLDPVKLLAGE from the coding sequence GTGCTCACTGTCGGTGACAAGTTCCCCGCGTTCGAACTGACCGCCTGCGTCTCGCTGGAGAAGGGCAAGGAGTTCGGGACGATCGACCACAAGACCTACGAGGGCAAGTGGAAGATCGTCTTCGCCTGGCCGAAGGACTTCACCTTCGTCTGCCCGACCGAGATCGCGGCCTTCGGCAAGCTGAACGAGGAGTTCGCCGACCGTGACGCCCAGGTCCTCGGCTTCTCCGGTGACTCGGAGTTCGTCCACCACGCCTGGCGCAAGGACCACGACGACCTGCGCGACCTGCCGTTCCCGATGATGGCCGACTCCAAGCACGAGCTGATGCGCGACCTCGGCATCGAGGGCGAGGACGGCTTCGCCAAGCGCGCCGTCTTCATCGTCGACCAGAACAACGAGATCCAGTTCTCCATGGTGACCGCCGGCTCCGTCGGCCGTAACCCCAAGGAGGTCCTGCGGGTCCTGGACGCCCTCCAGACGGACGAGCTCTGCCCGTGCAACTGGAGCAAGGGCGAGGACACCCTGGACCCGGTCAAGCTGCTCGCGGGAGAGTGA
- a CDS encoding alkyl hydroperoxide reductase, translating to MSLDSLKSRIPDYAKDLKLNLGSVIGNSDLPAQQLWGTVLATAIAARSPIVLRELAPEAEANLSPEAYTAAKSAAAVMAMNNVFYRTRHLLSDHEYGNLRAGLRMNVIGNPGVDKVDFELWSFAVSAINGCGLCLDSHEQVLRKAGVDRETVQEAFKIASVIQAIAVTLDAEAVLAE from the coding sequence ATGTCGCTCGACTCCCTGAAGTCCCGCATACCGGACTACGCCAAGGACCTGAAGCTCAACCTGGGCTCGGTCATCGGCAACTCGGACCTCCCGGCGCAGCAGCTGTGGGGCACGGTGCTCGCCACGGCGATCGCCGCGCGCTCCCCGATCGTGCTGCGCGAGCTGGCGCCGGAGGCCGAGGCGAACCTCTCGCCCGAGGCGTACACCGCGGCGAAGTCCGCGGCCGCCGTGATGGCGATGAACAACGTCTTCTACCGGACCCGGCACCTGCTGTCCGACCACGAGTACGGCAACCTGCGTGCCGGTCTGCGGATGAACGTCATCGGCAACCCCGGCGTCGACAAGGTCGACTTCGAGCTGTGGTCGTTCGCGGTGTCCGCCATCAACGGCTGCGGTCTGTGCCTGGACTCGCACGAGCAGGTGCTGCGCAAGGCCGGCGTGGACCGGGAGACGGTCCAGGAGGCGTTCAAGATCGCGTCGGTGATCCAGGCGATCGCCGTCACCCTGGACGCCGAGGCGGTTCTGGCGGAGTAG
- a CDS encoding AI-2E family transporter, which yields MSRVPGWLGRVGAGLTEMSERLDERRAAVERESTQPEPVGRTAVATEPPPAADPPPVDHVPRPPDYAPAAPAPRPDPAQVVPWGVRVAAEAGWRLLVLAGTVWVLMRVISAVQLVVLAFVIALLLTALMQPSVAWLTRRGVPRGPATALTAILGFVVIGLMGWFVTWQVMENIDNLSDQVQDGIDELRNWLLNSPFHVTDKQINEIAENLREAIGANTDEITSAGLEGVTVIVEALTGILLAAFSTLFLLYDGKRIWQWTLKLVPAAARPGVAGAGPRAWATLTAYVRGTVVVALIDAVFIGIGIYFLDVPMAVPLAVFIFLFSFIPLVGAVASGALAVVVALVTQGVFTAVMTLVVVLAVQQIEGHILQPFILGRAVRVHPLAVVLSVAAGGMVAGIGGAVVAVPLVAVSNTIVGYLRAYSQEAALRQAPEPRGATAVEVAPVQPPPAAREPAPSE from the coding sequence ATGTCGCGAGTGCCAGGGTGGCTCGGCCGGGTCGGTGCCGGTCTGACCGAGATGAGTGAGCGGTTGGACGAGCGCCGGGCCGCGGTGGAGCGGGAGAGCACCCAACCAGAGCCGGTGGGGCGGACCGCCGTCGCCACCGAACCGCCCCCTGCCGCCGACCCGCCACCCGTGGACCACGTGCCAAGGCCCCCCGACTACGCGCCCGCGGCTCCGGCACCGCGCCCCGACCCCGCACAGGTCGTGCCGTGGGGCGTACGGGTCGCCGCGGAGGCCGGCTGGCGGCTGCTGGTGCTCGCCGGCACCGTCTGGGTGCTGATGCGGGTCATCAGTGCCGTCCAACTCGTCGTGCTGGCCTTCGTCATCGCCCTGCTACTCACCGCGCTGATGCAGCCCTCGGTGGCCTGGCTGACCCGGCGGGGCGTGCCGCGCGGGCCGGCGACCGCGCTGACCGCGATCCTCGGGTTCGTCGTCATCGGGCTGATGGGCTGGTTCGTGACCTGGCAGGTCATGGAGAACATCGACAATCTCTCCGACCAGGTCCAGGACGGCATCGACGAGCTGCGCAACTGGCTGCTCAACAGCCCCTTCCACGTCACCGACAAGCAGATCAACGAGATCGCCGAGAACCTCCGGGAGGCGATCGGCGCCAACACCGACGAGATCACCTCGGCCGGCCTCGAAGGCGTCACCGTCATCGTCGAGGCGCTGACCGGCATCCTGCTGGCGGCCTTCTCGACGCTGTTCCTGCTCTACGACGGCAAGCGGATCTGGCAGTGGACCCTCAAACTGGTCCCGGCCGCCGCCCGTCCGGGAGTCGCCGGCGCCGGGCCGCGGGCCTGGGCGACGCTGACGGCGTATGTGCGCGGCACGGTGGTGGTCGCCCTGATCGACGCCGTGTTCATCGGCATCGGCATCTACTTCCTCGACGTCCCCATGGCCGTCCCGCTGGCCGTCTTCATCTTCCTGTTCTCCTTCATCCCGCTCGTCGGCGCGGTGGCCTCCGGCGCGCTGGCGGTCGTGGTGGCCCTGGTGACACAGGGCGTCTTCACCGCCGTCATGACGCTCGTCGTCGTCCTCGCCGTGCAGCAGATCGAGGGCCACATCCTCCAGCCGTTCATCCTCGGGCGCGCGGTCCGCGTGCATCCGCTGGCGGTCGTGCTGTCGGTGGCGGCCGGCGGCATGGTGGCCGGGATCGGCGGCGCGGTGGTGGCGGTGCCGCTGGTGGCGGTGTCGAACACGATCGTCGGGTATCTGCGGGCGTACTCGCAGGAGGCGGCGCTGCGCCAGGCGCCCGAACCAAGGGGCGCGACCGCGGTGGAGGTGGCTCCCGTGCAACCACCGCCCGCCGCCAGGGAGCCGGCGCCTTCGGAGTGA